The nucleotide window CTATGTCATCGGGCCCGGGCACGGAGGCCCCGGGCTGGTCGCCAACACCTATCTGGAAGGGACCTACAGCGAGCAGTACCCGAATGTCTCCCAGGACGAGCAGGGCATGAGACGCCTGTTCACGCAGTTTTCCTTTCCCGGCGGCATCCCCAGCCATGTGGCGCCGGAAACACCCGGGTCCATCCATGAAGGCGGCGAACTGGGCTACGCGCTGGCGCATGCGTACGGCGCCGCGTTCGACAATCCCGACCTGCTGATCGCCTGCGTGGTCGGCGATGGCGAGGCGGAGACGGGCCCGCTGGCCACCAGTTGGCACTCAAACAAATTCCTGAATCCGGTTCATGACGGCGCAGTGCTCCCGATCCTCCACCTGAACGGCTACAAGATCGCCAACCCCACGGTGCTGGCGCGCATCAGTCATGAGGAACTGGACCAGCTCTTTCGGGGCTACGGGTACACACCGTATGTCGTGGAAGGGGACCATCCTGAGAAGGTGCACCAGCGCATGGCCGGGACGCTGGATCAGATCGTCACCGAGATCCGGGCCATCCAGGGCGAGGCTCGCGCGAAAGGATTCAGGAAGCGCCCGCGGTGGCCCATGCTCATCTTTCGCACGCCCAAAGGCTGGACGGGGCCCAAGGAGGTGGATGGCCTGCCGACGGAAGGCTCATTTCGATCTCACCAGGTCCCGCTGTCGGAACTGGCCACGCACCCCAAGCATCTGAAGATGCTCGAGCGGTGGATGAAAAGCTATAAACCGCAGGAGCTCTTCGATCAGCAGGGCAGGCTCATCTCCGAACTGGCGGAACTGGCGCCGACGGGTGAGCGCCGGATGGGGGCCAATCCTCACGCCAACGGCGGCGCGCTCCTTCGCGAC belongs to Candidatus Methylomirabilota bacterium and includes:
- a CDS encoding phosphoketolase family protein, with translation MHKPLSPDMLRKMNAYWRAANYLSVGQIYLYDNPLLQKPLKLEHVKPRLLGHWGTTPGLNFIYVHLNRIIKKYDLNMIYVIGPGHGGPGLVANTYLEGTYSEQYPNVSQDEQGMRRLFTQFSFPGGIPSHVAPETPGSIHEGGELGYALAHAYGAAFDNPDLLIACVVGDGEAETGPLATSWHSNKFLNPVHDGAVLPILHLNGYKIANPTVLARISHEELDQLFRGYGYTPYVVEGDHPEKVHQRMAGTLDQIVTEIRAIQGEARAKGFRKRPRWPMLIFRTPKGWTGPKEVDGLPTEGSFRSHQVPLSELATHPKHLKMLERWMKSYKPQELFDQQGRLISELAELAPTGERRMGANPHANGGALLRD